Proteins encoded together in one Triticum dicoccoides isolate Atlit2015 ecotype Zavitan chromosome 7B, WEW_v2.0, whole genome shotgun sequence window:
- the LOC119339391 gene encoding non-seed lectin-like yields the protein MGSRRRRPTAALVLASLLCLYLAQPRGAFSLSFSLDFSDASAGSSIVVAGDALVSPPALQLTRNSRASHRYKVPLWNGATGEVASFATAFSFRITPDKDKDSPPQQPGGRMAFFLGHLPSVDVPRSSSAGAGPAILTVGFDAFLNHVGIYISSGNSTAPAHTTATWPGKNLTASSVMEATVKYHNDSRTLAAALLIDGAIYQANATVDLRRNLPEEVAVGFSAAAFARMHRIRSWSFGSTLLESKREASPPPAEPPLPTSSYNHKKIALVLLFLGTITTRCVRIGFQFGFKTSPGRVVLPWLS from the coding sequence ATGGGCTCTCGCCGTCGTCGTCCGACCGCCGCCCTAGTCCTCGCGTCGTTGCTATGCCTCTACCTCGCGCAGCCGCGCGGGGCCTTCTCGCTCTCCTTCAGCCTCGACTTCTCCGACGCCAGCGCCGGTTCGTCGATCGTTGTGGCCGGCGACGCACTCGTCAGTCCACCGGCGCTCCAGCTGACGAGAAACAGCCGGGCGTCGCACCGGTACAAAGTGCCGCTGTGGAACGGTGCCACCGGCGAGGTGGCTAGCTTCGCCACCGCCTTCTCCTTCCGGATCACCCCAGACAAGGACAAGGACAGCCCGCCGCAGCAGCCAGGCGGTAGGATGGCCTTCTTCCTCGGCCATCTCCCTTCCGTGGACGTCCCGCGCAGCAGCAGCGCCGGCGCCGGCCCGGCCATCCTGACGGTAGGATTTGACGCTTTCCTCAACCATGTCGGCATCTACATCAGCTCCGGCAATTCCACAGCGCCCGCgcacacgacggcgacatggccgggcaAGAACCTCACGGCGTCCAGTGTCATGGAGGCCACCGTGAAATACCACAACGACTCCAGGACGCTGGCTGCTGCTCTACTCATCGACGGCGCCATATACCAGGCCAATGCAACCGTTGATCTGCGCAGAAATCTGCCGGAGGAGGTCGCGGTCGGCTTCTCTGCCGCCGCCTTTGCCAGGATGCACCGGATACGGTCGTGGTCGTTCGGTTCCACTCTGCTGGAGTCCAAGCGGGAGGCATCTCCTCCGCCTGCCGAACCTCCTCTCCCAACCAGCAGCTACAACCACAAGAAGATAGCATTAGTCCTACTATTCCTAGGGACGATCACGACGAGGTGTGTCCGAATAGGATTTCAGTTTGGATTCAAGACATCGCCGGGTCGGGTCGTGTTACCTTGGCTATCCTAG